Proteins encoded by one window of Tunturibacter psychrotolerans:
- a CDS encoding GH1 family beta-glucosidase produces the protein MFNRFSRRTFARLLGSAALAPTALTTIATPASGRVTPSTPTARSFPQGFLWGSATASYQVEGAVHEDGRGPSIWDTFSHIPGKIKNGDTGDVANDHYHRYKEDVQLMKALGLKTYRFSVAWPRVFPVGTGTPNPKGLDFYNRLVDELLAADIQPYCTLYHWDLPQALEDKGGWQSRDTSVAFANYAGYVAEHLSDRVKYFMTLNEMSSFVSGYATERHAPGLKLPPAGVNQVRHHAVLAHGLGVQAIRAHAKPGTKVGLAENASACVPIIETPEHIAATAKAMREVNAGYLTVIMEGRYTDAYLAHAGADAPKFTDADMKAIGTPVDFVGLNIYTATYIRADDSPAGFARIPSPESYPHMMSPWLHVGPEALYWGPKLTAQLWNVKEIYITENGASSTDVLTPDGHVYDSDRVMYLRNYLTQLHRGVSEGVPVRGYFLWSLMDNFEWADGYAYRFGIHYVDFATQKRTPKMSAHFYHEVIARNGLA, from the coding sequence TTGTTCAATCGATTTAGCCGCCGCACTTTCGCTCGTCTTCTTGGATCCGCCGCACTCGCCCCCACAGCACTGACAACCATCGCAACACCAGCCTCCGGGAGAGTAACTCCCTCCACACCGACTGCACGATCTTTTCCGCAAGGCTTCCTCTGGGGTTCCGCGACCGCGTCTTATCAGGTCGAAGGCGCCGTGCACGAAGATGGCCGCGGGCCGTCAATCTGGGACACTTTCTCGCACATTCCGGGGAAGATCAAAAACGGAGACACCGGCGACGTCGCCAACGATCACTACCATCGCTATAAAGAAGACGTGCAGTTGATGAAGGCACTCGGCCTCAAAACTTACCGCTTCTCCGTTGCGTGGCCGCGCGTCTTCCCGGTGGGCACGGGCACGCCCAATCCGAAGGGCCTCGACTTTTACAACCGCCTCGTCGACGAACTGCTTGCAGCCGACATTCAACCCTACTGCACGCTCTATCACTGGGATCTCCCGCAGGCGCTTGAAGACAAAGGCGGCTGGCAGTCGCGCGACACCTCGGTTGCGTTTGCCAACTACGCAGGGTACGTCGCCGAACACCTCTCAGACCGCGTCAAGTACTTCATGACGCTGAACGAGATGAGCTCCTTTGTCAGCGGATACGCCACAGAACGCCACGCTCCGGGCCTCAAGCTCCCACCTGCTGGGGTCAACCAGGTTCGACACCACGCAGTACTCGCTCACGGCCTCGGAGTCCAGGCCATCCGTGCACACGCCAAACCCGGCACAAAAGTTGGGCTTGCCGAAAACGCGAGCGCCTGCGTCCCCATCATCGAAACACCTGAGCACATCGCTGCCACTGCTAAGGCTATGCGCGAGGTCAACGCAGGCTATCTCACCGTCATCATGGAGGGTCGCTACACCGACGCGTACCTCGCTCACGCCGGTGCCGACGCGCCGAAGTTCACCGATGCCGACATGAAGGCCATCGGCACACCCGTCGACTTCGTCGGCCTCAACATCTACACCGCCACGTACATCCGCGCCGACGACTCCCCTGCCGGCTTCGCGCGCATCCCTTCGCCAGAGTCCTATCCACACATGATGAGCCCCTGGCTGCATGTTGGTCCCGAGGCGCTCTACTGGGGACCGAAGCTCACCGCGCAGCTATGGAACGTCAAAGAGATCTACATCACCGAAAACGGCGCCTCCTCGACCGATGTCCTCACACCGGATGGTCACGTCTACGACTCCGACCGCGTGATGTACCTTCGCAATTACCTCACGCAGCTTCATCGCGGAGTCTCCGAGGGCGTTCCCGTCCGCGGCTACTTCCTCTGGAGCCTGATGGACAACTTCGAGTGGGCTGACGGCTACGCCTATCGCTTCGGCATCCACTATGTCGACTTCGCCACGCAGAAGCGCACGCCGAAGATGAGTGCTCACTTCTATCACGAGGTGATCGCCCGCAACGGTCTTGCCTAA
- a CDS encoding glutathione peroxidase has product MRKIYLMLMFLFLSGVAMSDAGAPAYHFKLSTIDGDPTTLGAYKGKVLLVVNVASACGFTPQYTALEAVYEKYKDKGLVIVGVPANNFGNQESGTNAEIREFCNAKFHVKFPMMAKVSVKGDDKTPLYQYLTSAPNVGGEIKWNFTKFLIARNGQPIARFEPDVTPDSPQVISAIESALKS; this is encoded by the coding sequence ATGCGAAAGATCTACCTGATGCTGATGTTCTTGTTCCTCAGCGGCGTGGCCATGTCCGATGCCGGCGCGCCTGCCTACCATTTCAAGCTGAGCACCATCGATGGTGACCCCACCACGCTTGGTGCCTACAAGGGCAAAGTCCTGCTGGTGGTCAACGTTGCCAGCGCCTGCGGATTTACGCCGCAGTACACCGCGCTCGAGGCCGTCTACGAGAAATACAAGGACAAGGGCCTGGTGATCGTTGGCGTGCCCGCGAACAACTTCGGCAACCAGGAGTCCGGCACCAATGCCGAGATCCGAGAGTTCTGCAATGCCAAGTTTCACGTGAAGTTTCCGATGATGGCGAAGGTCTCGGTAAAGGGCGACGATAAGACGCCACTCTACCAATACCTCACTTCGGCGCCTAACGTGGGCGGCGAGATCAAGTGGAACTTCACCAAGTTCCTCATCGCGCGCAACGGACAGCCGATCGCTCGCTTTGAGCCGGACGTAACGCCGGATTCGCCACAGGTGATCTCGGCGATCGAGTCTGCGCTGAAGTCATAG
- the plsY gene encoding glycerol-3-phosphate 1-O-acyltransferase PlsY codes for MNPWLLSIPLAYLLGSIPFGYLLVKIFRNEDIRATGSGNIGATNVARSGAKGLGIATLLLDAGKSFLAVKIAQHLAPGDWDLAVVVAVAAILGHVFPIWLGFRGGKGVASALGVMLALSPAAAACTFGVFLVVVLLTRYVSLASIIGSATFPLFGLYFIPHRSPIVIDGLLFIPLLVIIKHRENIRRLIAGTESRFGKKKAEA; via the coding sequence ATGAACCCTTGGCTCCTCTCCATTCCGCTTGCCTATCTTCTCGGCTCCATCCCCTTCGGCTATCTCCTGGTAAAGATCTTCCGCAACGAAGACATACGCGCCACCGGCAGCGGCAACATCGGCGCCACCAACGTAGCGCGTAGCGGAGCCAAAGGCCTCGGCATCGCCACTCTTCTTCTCGACGCCGGCAAGTCTTTCCTCGCCGTCAAGATCGCCCAGCATCTTGCACCCGGCGACTGGGACCTAGCCGTCGTCGTCGCAGTCGCAGCGATTCTCGGGCACGTCTTCCCCATCTGGCTCGGCTTCCGTGGCGGCAAGGGGGTCGCCAGCGCTCTCGGCGTCATGCTGGCTCTCAGTCCCGCGGCAGCAGCCTGCACCTTTGGCGTCTTCCTGGTCGTTGTCCTTCTTACCCGCTACGTCTCCCTCGCGTCGATCATCGGCTCAGCAACCTTCCCCCTCTTCGGCCTCTACTTCATCCCCCACCGATCCCCGATCGTCATCGACGGCCTGCTCTTCATTCCGCTTCTCGTCATCATCAAGCACCGCGAAAACATTCGCCGCCTCATCGCCGGCACAGAGAGCCGCTTCGGCAAGAAAAAGGCGGAAGCATGA
- a CDS encoding cupin domain-containing protein, producing the protein MPKHDASSANTGVFNLQKIAEGFPDSASTMLIDTRLTDELHASSRVFRVYHPVGAHYHATCDEYLVVLSGRATFFLGEAPPFEAGPGQLIFFKQGTIHGTPQILEEPFVVLAVDTPRRDPSDVHFVNPADGTPDTFIQSKRLS; encoded by the coding sequence ATGCCGAAGCACGATGCTTCCTCCGCTAACACTGGCGTCTTCAATCTTCAGAAGATCGCCGAAGGTTTTCCAGACAGCGCCAGCACCATGCTGATCGACACTCGCCTGACCGACGAGCTTCACGCCAGCTCCCGCGTCTTTCGCGTCTACCATCCAGTTGGGGCGCACTATCACGCCACCTGCGACGAATATCTCGTCGTACTCTCTGGCCGCGCAACGTTTTTCCTCGGCGAAGCTCCGCCTTTCGAGGCCGGCCCCGGACAACTGATCTTCTTCAAGCAGGGCACCATTCACGGCACTCCCCAGATTCTCGAAGAACCCTTCGTCGTCCTCGCCGTTGACACTCCACGCCGCGATCCCAGCGACGTTCACTTCGTAAACCCCGCCGACGGAACGCCCGACACCTTCATCCAAAGCAAACGCCTTTCTTGA
- a CDS encoding ATP-binding protein gives MESRLYNRLLFRLFALPVAALAFLALILGYGLQRVEESASAVDRADVVLLHVNRLTKLILDEETGLRGFLLTRNPVFLEPLHSADLQIEPEFDTLFNLVHRPELVERLRHLQQSHKQWELEAYHEIDAFPQDTATLEQHLLQRKQDMDILRAQMDDFQNIVTGRRAVRSAENILVNRNARIILVLAVALIAGLLAWEIRRIFRILTSAFNQQIREIRQRVDESYAREQWLNTTIRSIGDAVIACDTDGNIVFMNFIAEKLTGWKESEAHARSLHEVFPIFNEDTRAAVENPVDKVRRLGTVVGLANHTFLVSKNGTEICIDDSGAPIRDSSGKMIGVVLVFRDITERRMSEGALMRAEKLAAAGRLAASVAHEVNNPLEGLTNLVYIARRSDELNEIRHLLFQAENELNRIAHITRQSLGFYRETSIATHFSPAAVVHEVSDFYAGRAAVLGVTLLVNTTTEREVLGAAGELRQVLSNLLANGLDACSKGDTIRLEANSATDPRDPTRLGVRITVADTGLGIAPEHIDSIFEPFFTTKKDTGTGLGLWVSRELVEKHGGRLRVRSRNLPKCGTVFSIFLPIQGGPGALAKLNGHQPQNNLTAS, from the coding sequence TTGGAATCGCGGCTTTACAACAGGCTCTTATTTAGACTCTTCGCTCTACCCGTTGCAGCACTTGCCTTCCTCGCTCTGATCCTTGGATACGGTCTGCAACGTGTCGAAGAAAGTGCAAGCGCGGTCGACCGGGCGGACGTTGTCCTTCTTCATGTAAACCGGCTCACCAAACTGATCCTCGATGAAGAGACCGGCCTGCGCGGATTTCTCCTCACCCGCAACCCCGTCTTTCTGGAGCCTCTCCACTCCGCAGATCTACAAATCGAACCCGAGTTCGATACCCTCTTCAATCTGGTTCACCGTCCTGAGCTGGTCGAACGATTGCGTCACCTTCAGCAAAGTCATAAGCAATGGGAGCTGGAGGCTTACCACGAGATCGATGCCTTTCCTCAGGACACTGCGACGCTCGAGCAGCATCTTCTCCAGCGCAAGCAGGATATGGACATTCTCCGCGCCCAGATGGATGACTTTCAGAACATCGTGACGGGGCGGCGCGCCGTACGATCTGCCGAAAATATTCTCGTCAACCGAAACGCGCGAATTATTCTCGTCCTCGCCGTCGCACTCATCGCAGGTCTACTCGCATGGGAGATACGGAGAATCTTCCGCATCCTCACCTCTGCGTTCAACCAACAGATCAGAGAGATAAGACAACGCGTCGACGAATCCTACGCGAGAGAGCAGTGGTTGAACACCACGATTCGAAGTATAGGAGACGCCGTCATCGCCTGCGACACTGACGGCAACATCGTCTTCATGAATTTCATCGCCGAGAAGCTCACCGGCTGGAAGGAAAGCGAGGCCCACGCGCGTTCCCTGCACGAGGTCTTCCCTATCTTCAACGAAGACACGCGTGCAGCCGTTGAAAATCCCGTCGACAAGGTGCGACGCCTCGGCACCGTCGTCGGCCTGGCCAACCACACTTTCCTCGTCTCCAAGAACGGCACTGAAATCTGCATCGATGACAGTGGCGCGCCCATCCGCGACAGCTCCGGCAAGATGATCGGCGTCGTCCTCGTCTTCCGTGACATCACCGAGCGCCGCATGTCTGAGGGTGCGCTCATGCGTGCCGAAAAGCTTGCCGCAGCCGGTCGTCTCGCCGCCTCAGTCGCACACGAGGTCAACAATCCTCTCGAAGGACTCACGAACCTCGTCTACATCGCCCGCCGATCCGACGAGCTCAACGAGATTCGGCATCTTCTGTTCCAGGCTGAAAATGAGCTTAACCGCATCGCTCACATCACCCGACAGTCACTTGGCTTCTATCGCGAGACTTCGATCGCCACCCACTTCAGTCCTGCAGCCGTCGTCCATGAAGTCAGCGACTTCTACGCCGGCCGCGCCGCGGTGCTTGGTGTAACCCTCCTCGTCAACACCACCACCGAGCGCGAGGTCCTTGGCGCCGCAGGCGAGCTTCGTCAGGTCCTCTCCAATCTCCTCGCCAACGGTCTCGACGCCTGCTCAAAGGGAGACACCATCCGCCTCGAGGCAAACTCCGCCACCGATCCACGCGATCCCACGCGACTGGGCGTGCGCATCACCGTTGCCGACACTGGTCTTGGTATCGCTCCCGAGCACATCGACAGCATCTTCGAACCCTTCTTCACGACAAAAAAAGATACCGGCACCGGCCTGGGTCTCTGGGTCTCCCGCGAACTCGTCGAAAAGCACGGCGGCAGGCTCCGCGTCCGCTCCCGCAATTTGCCAAAGTGCGGCACCGTCTTCTCGATCTTCCTGCCCATCCAGGGAGGCCCGGGCGCGCTGGCAAAACTCAACGGACACCAGCCGCAGAACAACCTCACCGCAAGTTAA
- a CDS encoding phosphatidylglycerophosphatase A family protein has protein sequence MANSNVQIHPPAEKKTLWAWLIGTFFGAGLLKPGPGTYGSISAVLLWYAAAHILHPAPAALAIGTAVAAIFATLIGIPAATIVANESGREDPGHVVIDEVAGQLIALIAIPADWQHAALSLLLFRFFDILKPPPVRQLERLHGGTGIMLDDVGAGIYALAVAQLIHLRF, from the coding sequence GTGGCGAACTCCAACGTCCAGATTCATCCCCCTGCAGAAAAAAAGACCCTCTGGGCGTGGCTCATCGGAACTTTCTTCGGAGCAGGCCTACTGAAGCCAGGCCCCGGCACCTACGGCAGCATCTCTGCAGTCCTCCTCTGGTACGCTGCCGCGCACATTCTGCACCCAGCGCCCGCAGCACTCGCCATCGGCACAGCTGTCGCCGCAATCTTCGCCACGCTCATCGGCATCCCTGCCGCCACAATCGTCGCAAACGAGTCCGGCCGTGAAGATCCCGGTCACGTCGTCATCGATGAAGTCGCGGGCCAGCTCATCGCGCTCATCGCCATCCCCGCCGACTGGCAGCACGCTGCGCTCTCACTCCTGCTCTTCCGTTTCTTCGATATCCTCAAGCCGCCTCCAGTCCGCCAACTCGAGCGCCTCCACGGCGGCACCGGCATCATGCTCGATGACGTAGGCGCTGGCATATACGCACTCGCCGTCGCACAACTGATCCATCTGCGCTTCTAA
- the rimO gene encoding 30S ribosomal protein S12 methylthiotransferase RimO, with protein MTPPAILDDVNVETPARTRPKVGFVSLGCPKNLVDSEVMMGMLHHNGAELTPRAEDAEIIVINTCSFIDSAKQESVNTILEMVQHKKQFGGKAQRIVVAGCLVERYRDEIQKNIPEVDAVVGTGELEAILAAAGLTPSGHAQSDSPFNILPQGTPEATIHTHAIGMAQTDGEVAYLESASAQQLIDRAPSAVSQHSRPLADPEHDREIAPQLRIVQSLAETGTTHGDEPLNHTGDHIAHLPIGIDAGNTSRPEGDLRQQQGRFSRESWGGATAALPEYLYNDATPRILTTPRASAYIKIAEGCDHPCSFCIIPQLRGKFRSRRMSSIIAEAENLIKQGVREITLIGQDTTCYGEDLGFTDGLATLLDALAVLPGLRWLRFLYTYPNKVTTRLLETMAKHDTIAKYLDVPLQHASASVLKTMKRGGNAQIFLDLIAKARRIVPGIVVRTSFIVGFPGETEADYKELEAFITAAKIDWLGVFTYSDEEGAAAFNLADDTKVPNRTIQARRRKLMKLQQKISTKAKAEWVGREIDLLVEGESEETELLWEGRTSLHAPEIDGKVFINDFGPHETLVPGTFYRAEITESHDYDVVARILE; from the coding sequence GTGACTCCACCCGCCATTCTCGATGATGTAAATGTAGAAACTCCTGCCAGGACTCGTCCAAAAGTAGGTTTCGTATCGCTCGGCTGCCCCAAAAACCTCGTCGACTCAGAGGTCATGATGGGCATGCTCCATCACAACGGAGCCGAGCTGACACCCCGCGCCGAAGACGCGGAGATCATTGTCATCAACACCTGCAGCTTCATCGACTCGGCCAAGCAGGAGTCGGTCAACACCATCCTCGAGATGGTTCAGCACAAGAAGCAGTTCGGCGGCAAAGCCCAACGCATCGTCGTCGCCGGGTGCCTCGTCGAACGCTACCGCGACGAGATCCAGAAGAATATCCCTGAAGTCGACGCGGTCGTCGGCACAGGCGAGCTCGAGGCAATCCTCGCAGCAGCGGGGCTCACTCCCAGTGGTCATGCGCAGAGCGACTCGCCCTTCAACATCCTTCCGCAGGGCACACCAGAAGCGACGATCCACACCCACGCCATCGGCATGGCACAGACCGACGGCGAAGTCGCGTACCTCGAATCGGCCAGCGCCCAGCAGTTGATCGACCGCGCACCCAGCGCCGTCTCGCAGCACTCGCGCCCGCTCGCAGATCCCGAACACGACCGCGAGATCGCCCCGCAACTCCGCATCGTGCAGTCGCTCGCCGAGACCGGCACAACCCACGGTGACGAGCCGCTGAATCACACCGGCGACCACATCGCCCATCTCCCCATCGGCATCGATGCAGGCAACACCAGCCGCCCCGAAGGCGACCTCCGCCAGCAACAGGGCCGCTTCTCCCGCGAGTCATGGGGCGGTGCCACAGCCGCTCTCCCCGAGTATCTCTACAACGACGCCACCCCGCGCATCCTCACCACGCCGCGAGCGTCAGCCTACATCAAGATCGCCGAGGGCTGCGATCACCCTTGCAGCTTCTGCATCATCCCGCAGCTTCGCGGCAAGTTCCGCTCACGCCGCATGTCGTCGATCATCGCCGAAGCCGAAAACCTCATCAAACAGGGCGTTCGCGAGATCACACTCATCGGCCAGGACACTACCTGCTACGGCGAAGACCTCGGCTTCACCGACGGCCTCGCCACGCTACTCGATGCACTCGCCGTGCTCCCTGGTCTGCGCTGGCTGCGCTTCCTCTACACCTATCCCAACAAGGTCACCACGCGTCTGCTCGAGACGATGGCCAAGCACGACACCATCGCAAAATATCTCGACGTACCGCTGCAACACGCCAGCGCCAGCGTGCTCAAAACGATGAAGCGCGGCGGCAACGCGCAGATCTTCCTCGACCTGATCGCCAAGGCGCGCCGCATCGTCCCCGGCATCGTCGTCCGCACTAGCTTCATCGTCGGTTTCCCTGGCGAAACCGAAGCCGACTACAAAGAGCTCGAAGCCTTCATCACCGCCGCGAAGATCGACTGGCTTGGCGTCTTCACTTACTCCGACGAAGAGGGCGCAGCGGCGTTCAACCTAGCCGATGACACCAAGGTCCCCAACCGCACCATCCAGGCCCGCCGTCGCAAGCTGATGAAGCTCCAGCAAAAGATCAGCACTAAGGCCAAAGCCGAATGGGTAGGCCGCGAGATCGACCTCCTTGTCGAAGGCGAATCGGAAGAGACCGAACTCCTCTGGGAAGGCCGCACCTCGCTCCACGCGCCCGAGATCGACGGCAAGGTCTTCATCAACGACTTCGGCCCACACGAGACGCTTGTTCCCGGAACCTTCTACCGCGCGGAGATCACCGAGTCCCACGACTACGACGTCGTCGCCCGCATCCTCGAATAA
- a CDS encoding competence/damage-inducible protein A codes for MIAEIIAVGSEMLTPFRQDTNSLYLTDGLNDLGVQVAFKSIVGDNFAHLTSAASIAIARADIVIFSGGLGPTEDDLTREAAAAALNLELHSNPAILTDLYKRFAARQMVMPPNNAKQADVLDGATILNNPNGSAPGQLLDTTILDAAGNHIRKIVILLPGPPRELKPLFDAEVKPRLAAALPPRHLAKRLLRMALIPESHVDSRTAPIYTQYPDVETTILAGGGEIQLHFLCAKPTLAEAQQRVDELTEKIEAEMEDSIFSSHGESLEEVVLLNLGLRDLTLATAESCTGGLLAQRLTAIPGSSRYFLGGAVVYSDALKTIFADVPPELVATKGPVSHEVARALAEGIRTRTGASLGISITCIAGPGPGAPGPDAEKPIGLVYVALANAQTTQVKELHLRGDREMIRLWASQHALELIRHHIL; via the coding sequence ATGATCGCTGAAATCATCGCTGTCGGTTCCGAGATGCTCACGCCCTTCCGTCAGGACACCAACTCCCTCTACCTCACTGACGGCCTCAACGACCTCGGCGTACAGGTCGCCTTCAAATCCATCGTTGGCGACAACTTCGCGCACCTCACCAGCGCCGCCTCCATCGCTATCGCCCGCGCCGACATCGTCATCTTCTCCGGCGGCCTGGGCCCCACCGAAGACGATCTCACCCGCGAAGCCGCCGCCGCCGCGCTTAACCTCGAGCTGCATTCCAACCCTGCCATTCTCACCGACCTCTACAAGCGCTTCGCCGCGCGTCAGATGGTGATGCCCCCCAACAACGCCAAGCAAGCCGACGTGCTCGACGGCGCCACCATCCTCAACAACCCCAACGGCAGCGCCCCTGGCCAGCTTCTCGACACCACCATCCTCGACGCAGCCGGCAACCACATTCGCAAGATCGTCATCCTCCTTCCCGGCCCGCCAAGGGAGCTGAAACCCCTCTTCGACGCCGAGGTCAAGCCACGCCTCGCCGCTGCTCTCCCCCCGCGCCACCTCGCCAAACGTCTCCTTCGCATGGCCCTGATCCCCGAGTCGCACGTAGACTCCCGCACCGCCCCCATCTACACCCAATACCCCGACGTCGAGACCACCATCCTCGCCGGCGGAGGCGAGATCCAACTCCACTTCCTGTGTGCAAAGCCCACCCTCGCCGAAGCTCAGCAACGCGTCGACGAGCTCACCGAAAAGATCGAAGCAGAGATGGAAGACTCCATCTTCTCCTCCCACGGCGAATCCCTCGAAGAGGTAGTCCTGCTCAATCTCGGCCTCCGCGACCTCACTCTCGCCACAGCCGAAAGTTGCACCGGCGGTCTCCTCGCCCAGCGCCTCACCGCCATCCCCGGTAGCTCGCGTTATTTTCTCGGCGGCGCAGTCGTCTACAGCGACGCGCTCAAGACCATCTTCGCCGACGTCCCCCCAGAACTCGTCGCAACCAAGGGCCCTGTCTCACACGAAGTAGCACGCGCCCTCGCCGAAGGCATCCGCACACGCACCGGAGCCTCGCTCGGGATCTCGATCACCTGCATCGCCGGCCCCGGCCCCGGCGCTCCCGGCCCCGATGCTGAAAAGCCCATCGGCCTGGTCTACGTCGCGCTCGCCAACGCCCAAACCACCCAGGTCAAAGAACTCCACCTCCGCGGCGACCGCGAGATGATCCGCCTGTGGGCAAGCCAGCACGCCCTCGAACTAATACGCCACCACATCCTCTAG
- a CDS encoding DNA gyrase inhibitor YacG has product MTKIKTLRCPTCRNIVLATGEDFPFCSDRCRRIDLGKWASGDYKISSPIQDPDLLEELARSNKHNRQNDDDVN; this is encoded by the coding sequence ATGACCAAGATCAAAACTCTCCGCTGTCCTACCTGCCGCAACATCGTCCTCGCCACTGGCGAAGACTTCCCTTTCTGCTCCGACCGCTGCCGCCGCATCGACCTCGGCAAGTGGGCCAGCGGTGACTACAAGATCTCCTCGCCCATCCAGGATCCCGATCTCCTCGAAGAACTCGCGCGCTCGAACAAACACAATCGCCAGAACGACGACGACGTGAACTAG
- a CDS encoding gluconolaconase: MTTLRSFLTPDKPDAPAPHLDRVTPLAAMPGGEIDVHGAHLEPRGTFVPRATIGDISAPLLLSRPTRATVRVPEGTITGDLILHRSGQASNPLNVRIAVPMAENLHPVANPAVDTDGNVYATVSGARGQAVPVSIFQIQRDFQVRPFVRDVMNVTGIAFGPDGYLYASSRAEGTVYRISPDGAVSTYAEGMGIATGIAFDGDGNLYVGDRSGTIFKISRGNTDGTSGEIFVYATLEPSIAAYHLAFNDAGTLFVTGPTTSSNQVIHAIDRDGNATVFYQGLGRAQGIAFDVDDNLYVAASLHGQRGIIRIDRHHQATLVVSGSNVVGLAFLEDGNAALATRDALYHVALDIEGRRLI; this comes from the coding sequence ATGACCACACTCCGCTCGTTTCTGACGCCCGACAAGCCCGACGCACCAGCGCCGCATCTCGACCGCGTCACTCCCCTTGCGGCCATGCCCGGCGGGGAGATCGACGTCCACGGCGCACATCTCGAACCTCGCGGCACCTTCGTCCCGCGAGCGACCATCGGCGACATCTCCGCTCCGCTGCTCCTCAGCCGCCCCACTCGCGCCACCGTCCGCGTCCCTGAAGGCACCATCACCGGCGACCTGATCCTGCATCGCAGCGGACAGGCCAGCAATCCGCTCAACGTGAGGATCGCGGTGCCTATGGCGGAGAATCTTCATCCCGTCGCCAACCCGGCGGTCGACACCGACGGCAACGTCTACGCTACCGTCTCCGGCGCCCGCGGCCAGGCCGTGCCGGTTTCCATCTTCCAAATCCAGCGCGACTTCCAGGTCCGTCCCTTCGTCCGCGATGTGATGAACGTCACCGGCATCGCCTTCGGCCCCGACGGCTACCTCTACGCCAGCTCCCGCGCCGAGGGCACCGTCTACCGCATCTCCCCCGACGGCGCCGTCTCCACCTACGCCGAGGGTATGGGTATCGCCACCGGCATCGCCTTCGACGGCGACGGCAACCTCTACGTCGGGGACCGCTCCGGCACCATTTTTAAGATCAGCCGCGGGAACACCGACGGCACCAGCGGCGAAATCTTCGTCTACGCCACGCTCGAACCCAGCATAGCCGCGTACCACCTCGCCTTCAACGACGCCGGAACACTCTTCGTCACCGGCCCCACCACCTCCTCCAATCAGGTCATTCACGCCATCGACCGCGACGGCAATGCGACCGTCTTCTATCAGGGGCTTGGCCGCGCCCAGGGCATCGCCTTCGACGTGGACGATAACCTCTACGTCGCCGCCAGCCTCCACGGCCAGCGCGGCATCATCCGCATCGACCGCCATCATCAGGCGACGCTCGTCGTCTCCGGCAGTAACGTCGTAGGCCTCGCCTTCCTTGAAGATGGTAACGCCGCACTCGCCACCCGAGACGCCCTCTACCACGTCGCCCTGGACATTGAAGGCCGACGCCTCATATAG